The following coding sequences lie in one Notolabrus celidotus isolate fNotCel1 chromosome 20, fNotCel1.pri, whole genome shotgun sequence genomic window:
- the gcat gene encoding 2-amino-3-ketobutyrate coenzyme A ligase, mitochondrial, giving the protein MSLGKAARGLVQPLRGVLRPSAPALTRRYAAVSEARVLLEGELDGIRAAGTWKAERVITSKQGPQINVDGSRSSILNFCANNYLGLSSHPEVVQAGIEALQTYGAGLSSVRFICGTQDLHKNLEQKLAEFHEREDCILYASCFDANAGLFEVLLGPDDAVLSDELNHASIIDGIRLCRAQRLRYKHMDLSDLEKKLQESQSSRMRLIVTDGVFSMDGDVAPLEGICDLADQYGAMVFIDECHATGFLGTRGRGTDELLGVMDRVHIVNSTLGKALGGAAGGYTVGPKPLIDLLRQRSRPYLFSNSLPPPVVGCATRAVELLLASNEIAQSMTAKTMRFRNKMTEAGFTIGGSAHPICPVMLGDARLASVMSDDMLKLGVYVIGFSFPVVPKGKARIRVQISAAHTDADIDHCVDAFIQTGRKHGVIS; this is encoded by the exons ATGTCTCTCGGTAAAGCTGCCCGGGGCTTAGTGCAGCCTCTCCGGGGCGTCCTGCGGCCCTCGGCCCCGGCTCTGACCCGGAGATACGCTGCGGTCTCTGAAGCCAGAGTTCTGCTGGAGGGCGAGCTGGACGGGATCCGGGCTGCGGGGACCTGGAAGGCGGAGAGGGTCATCACGTCAAAGCAGGGACCGCAGATCAACGTGGACGGCAGCCGGAGCA gcatATTGAATTTCTGCGCCAACAACTACCTGGGTCTGTCCAGCCATCCTGAGGTGGTGCAGGCGGGGATCGAAGCTCTCCAAACGTACGGAGCAGGATTGAGCTCCGTCAGGTTCATCTGTGGCACACAG GATCTGCACAAGAACTTGGAGCAGAAGTTGGCAGAGTTTCATGAGAGGGAGGACTGCATCCTGTATGCgagctgttttgatgccaaCGCTGGTCTGTTTGAG GTGCTGCTGGGCCCAGATGATGCAGTGCTGTCTGATGAGCTGAACCACGCCTCCATCATCGATGGGATCCGTCTGTGTCGAGCTCAGAGGCTGCGCTACAAACACATGGACCTCAGTGACCTGGAGAAGAAGCTCCAAGagtctcag TCGTCTCGGATGCGCCTCATCGTGACGGATGGAGTCTTCTCGATGGACGGGGACGTGGCTCCTCTAGAGGGAATCTGTGACCTGGCCGATCAGTACGGGGCCATGGTGTTTATAGACGAATGCCACGCAACCGGGTTCCTGGGGACCAGAGGAAG AGGGACAGACGAGCTCCTGGGAGTGATGGACAGAGTTCACATTGTAAACTCCACTCTGGGGAAAGCCCTGGGAGGAGCAGCAG GTGGTTACACAGTGGGTCCGAAGCCGCTCATCGACCTGCTGAGGCAGCGCTCCAGACCCTACCTGTTCTCtaactccctcccccctccgGTGGTGGGCTGCGCCACCCGCGCCGTGGAGCTGCTGCTCGCCTCCAACGAGATCGCACAGAGCATGACGGCCAAAACCATGAG GTTCAGGAACAAGATGACGGAGGCCGGCTTCACCATCGGAGGCTCGGCTCACCCGATCTGTCCCGTGATGCTTGGCGACGCACGGCTGGCCTCTGTGATGTCGGACGATATGCTAAAGCTAG GAGTCTATGTGATCGGATTCTCCTTCCCCGTCGTCCCGAAAGGCAAAGCCAGGATCCGCGTCCAGATCTCAGCCGCCCACACAGACGCAGACATCGACCACTGCGTGGACGCTTTCATCCAGACCGGCAGGAAGCACGGGGTCATCTCCTga
- the tom1 gene encoding target of Myb protein 1 isoform X2: MEFLLGNPFSSPVGQRIEKATGSSLPSEDWALNMEICDLINSSEEGPREAVRALKKRIVGNKNFKEVMLALTVLETCVKNCGYRFHILVTTRDFVEGVLVRSIIPRNNPPLILHDRVLSIIQAWADAFRSSPDLTGVVSVYEDLRRKGLEFPMTELDGYSPVQGPKKTLPANGPAVTTLPAVVLSSKTPIIPPHTSELKLALEGSSAFTPSQVQKLKTELGVVRGNLTMMSDMMSQLDPVTVQQADMELLELYTVCKDMQERIVKIVPRLSEEKLIEELLATNDEMNTTFTRYHRFEKIMTNGPSTTPKSNTYVNLSDLDFTAESGIASMSRESSLSHSKSDSLSSQMARLSTSESEDALSQKINIPSQQRQSEQSEAVVDGMALAQAQNNRLHNPGKDGSPASTCSSSPKLDWMIKRGMIPINQSNVMDDIEKWLSLDDEYDDFEDSDGVTSEEFDKFLAGRAKAAEHLPSLSAASQDNNHSES, encoded by the exons AGAAAGCAACCGGTTCCAGCCTGCCGTCAGAAGACTGGGCCCTCAACATGGAAATCTGTGACTTGATCAACAGCTCAGaggaagg GCCCAGAGAAGCCGTCAGAGCCCTAAAGAAAAGGATCGTGGGAaacaagaacttcaaggaggtCATGTTGGCGCTCACG GTTCTGGAAACCTGCGTGAAGAACTGCGGCTACAGGTTTCACATCCTGGTTACGACACGAGATTTTGTGGAAGGAGTCCTGGTCCGGTCCATCATCCCGAGAAACAACCCTCCGTTAATCCTGCACGACAGAGTGCTCAGCATCATCCAG GCGTGGGCCGATGCATTCCGTAGCTCGCCTGACCTGACAGGCGTGGTGTCCGTGTACGAAGACCTCAGAAGGAAAGGGTTAGAGTTCCCCATGACAGAACTGGACGGTTACTCACCGGTCCAAGGCCCCAAAAAG ACTCTGCCTGCCAACGGGCCTGCTGTCACTACTCTTCCTGCTGTGGTCCTATCCTCCAAAACTCCAATCATCCCACCACACACTTCAGAGCTAAAACTGGCCCTAGAAGGATCCAGTGCATTCACTCCCAGCCAG GTCCAAAAGCTTAAAACAGAGCTGGGAGTGGTTCGAGGGAACCTGACGATGATGTCAGACATGATGAGTCAGCTGGATCCCGTCACGGTACAACAGGCAGAcatggagctgctggag TTATACACAGTTTGTAAAGATATGCAGGAGAGGATAGTGAAGATCGTCCCCAGGCTCAGCGAGGAGAAGCTGATCGAAGAGCTGCTGGCGACCAACGATGAGATGAACACCACCTTCACCCGATACCACAG GTTCGAGAAGATAATGACGAATGGTCCAAGCACAACACCGAAG AGCAACACCTACGTCAACCTGTCAGACCTGGACTTTACTGCAGAGTCTGGGATTGCGTCCATGTCCAGAGAAAGCTCGCTCAGCCACTCAAAATCAGACAGTTTGTCAAGTCAGATGGCGAGACTCA GTACGAGTGAATCAGAGGACGCATtatcacagaaaataaacatcccATCTCAACAAAGACAAAG CGAGCAGAGCGAGGCGGTCGTGGACGGGATGGCTCTGGCTCAGGCTCAGAACAACAGGCTACACAACCCTGGAAAG GACGGCAGCCCCgcctccacctgcagctcctctccaAAGTTAGATTGGATGATTAAAAGGGGAATG ATTCCCATCAACCAATCCAACGTGATGGACGATATCGAGAAGTGGCTGTCGCTGGATGACGAG TACGATGACTTTGAGGACTCAGACGGTGTGACCAGTGAAG AGTTCGACAAATTCTTGGCAGGGAGAGCAAAAGCAGCCGAGCACCTCCCGTCCCTGAGCGCCGCCTCGCAGGACAACAACCACTCCGAGTCCTAA
- the tom1 gene encoding target of Myb protein 1 isoform X1 has translation MEFLLGNPFSSPVGQRIEKATGSSLPSEDWALNMEICDLINSSEEGPREAVRALKKRIVGNKNFKEVMLALTVLETCVKNCGYRFHILVTTRDFVEGVLVRSIIPRNNPPLILHDRVLSIIQAWADAFRSSPDLTGVVSVYEDLRRKGLEFPMTELDGYSPVQGPKKTLPANGPAVTTLPAVVLSSKTPIIPPHTSELKLALEGSSAFTPSQVQKLKTELGVVRGNLTMMSDMMSQLDPVTVQQADMELLEQLYTVCKDMQERIVKIVPRLSEEKLIEELLATNDEMNTTFTRYHRFEKIMTNGPSTTPKSNTYVNLSDLDFTAESGIASMSRESSLSHSKSDSLSSQMARLSTSESEDALSQKINIPSQQRQSEQSEAVVDGMALAQAQNNRLHNPGKDGSPASTCSSSPKLDWMIKRGMIPINQSNVMDDIEKWLSLDDEYDDFEDSDGVTSEEFDKFLAGRAKAAEHLPSLSAASQDNNHSES, from the exons AGAAAGCAACCGGTTCCAGCCTGCCGTCAGAAGACTGGGCCCTCAACATGGAAATCTGTGACTTGATCAACAGCTCAGaggaagg GCCCAGAGAAGCCGTCAGAGCCCTAAAGAAAAGGATCGTGGGAaacaagaacttcaaggaggtCATGTTGGCGCTCACG GTTCTGGAAACCTGCGTGAAGAACTGCGGCTACAGGTTTCACATCCTGGTTACGACACGAGATTTTGTGGAAGGAGTCCTGGTCCGGTCCATCATCCCGAGAAACAACCCTCCGTTAATCCTGCACGACAGAGTGCTCAGCATCATCCAG GCGTGGGCCGATGCATTCCGTAGCTCGCCTGACCTGACAGGCGTGGTGTCCGTGTACGAAGACCTCAGAAGGAAAGGGTTAGAGTTCCCCATGACAGAACTGGACGGTTACTCACCGGTCCAAGGCCCCAAAAAG ACTCTGCCTGCCAACGGGCCTGCTGTCACTACTCTTCCTGCTGTGGTCCTATCCTCCAAAACTCCAATCATCCCACCACACACTTCAGAGCTAAAACTGGCCCTAGAAGGATCCAGTGCATTCACTCCCAGCCAG GTCCAAAAGCTTAAAACAGAGCTGGGAGTGGTTCGAGGGAACCTGACGATGATGTCAGACATGATGAGTCAGCTGGATCCCGTCACGGTACAACAGGCAGAcatggagctgctggag CAGTTATACACAGTTTGTAAAGATATGCAGGAGAGGATAGTGAAGATCGTCCCCAGGCTCAGCGAGGAGAAGCTGATCGAAGAGCTGCTGGCGACCAACGATGAGATGAACACCACCTTCACCCGATACCACAG GTTCGAGAAGATAATGACGAATGGTCCAAGCACAACACCGAAG AGCAACACCTACGTCAACCTGTCAGACCTGGACTTTACTGCAGAGTCTGGGATTGCGTCCATGTCCAGAGAAAGCTCGCTCAGCCACTCAAAATCAGACAGTTTGTCAAGTCAGATGGCGAGACTCA GTACGAGTGAATCAGAGGACGCATtatcacagaaaataaacatcccATCTCAACAAAGACAAAG CGAGCAGAGCGAGGCGGTCGTGGACGGGATGGCTCTGGCTCAGGCTCAGAACAACAGGCTACACAACCCTGGAAAG GACGGCAGCCCCgcctccacctgcagctcctctccaAAGTTAGATTGGATGATTAAAAGGGGAATG ATTCCCATCAACCAATCCAACGTGATGGACGATATCGAGAAGTGGCTGTCGCTGGATGACGAG TACGATGACTTTGAGGACTCAGACGGTGTGACCAGTGAAG AGTTCGACAAATTCTTGGCAGGGAGAGCAAAAGCAGCCGAGCACCTCCCGTCCCTGAGCGCCGCCTCGCAGGACAACAACCACTCCGAGTCCTAA
- the tom1 gene encoding target of Myb protein 1 isoform X4: MEFLLGNPFSSPVGQRIEKATGSSLPSEDWALNMEICDLINSSEEGPREAVRALKKRIVGNKNFKEVMLALTVLETCVKNCGYRFHILVTTRDFVEGVLVRSIIPRNNPPLILHDRVLSIIQAWADAFRSSPDLTGVVSVYEDLRRKGLEFPMTELDGYSPVQGPKKVQKLKTELGVVRGNLTMMSDMMSQLDPVTVQQADMELLEQLYTVCKDMQERIVKIVPRLSEEKLIEELLATNDEMNTTFTRYHRFEKIMTNGPSTTPKSNTYVNLSDLDFTAESGIASMSRESSLSHSKSDSLSSQMARLSTSESEDALSQKINIPSQQRQSEQSEAVVDGMALAQAQNNRLHNPGKDGSPASTCSSSPKLDWMIKRGMIPINQSNVMDDIEKWLSLDDEYDDFEDSDGVTSEEFDKFLAGRAKAAEHLPSLSAASQDNNHSES; encoded by the exons AGAAAGCAACCGGTTCCAGCCTGCCGTCAGAAGACTGGGCCCTCAACATGGAAATCTGTGACTTGATCAACAGCTCAGaggaagg GCCCAGAGAAGCCGTCAGAGCCCTAAAGAAAAGGATCGTGGGAaacaagaacttcaaggaggtCATGTTGGCGCTCACG GTTCTGGAAACCTGCGTGAAGAACTGCGGCTACAGGTTTCACATCCTGGTTACGACACGAGATTTTGTGGAAGGAGTCCTGGTCCGGTCCATCATCCCGAGAAACAACCCTCCGTTAATCCTGCACGACAGAGTGCTCAGCATCATCCAG GCGTGGGCCGATGCATTCCGTAGCTCGCCTGACCTGACAGGCGTGGTGTCCGTGTACGAAGACCTCAGAAGGAAAGGGTTAGAGTTCCCCATGACAGAACTGGACGGTTACTCACCGGTCCAAGGCCCCAAAAAG GTCCAAAAGCTTAAAACAGAGCTGGGAGTGGTTCGAGGGAACCTGACGATGATGTCAGACATGATGAGTCAGCTGGATCCCGTCACGGTACAACAGGCAGAcatggagctgctggag CAGTTATACACAGTTTGTAAAGATATGCAGGAGAGGATAGTGAAGATCGTCCCCAGGCTCAGCGAGGAGAAGCTGATCGAAGAGCTGCTGGCGACCAACGATGAGATGAACACCACCTTCACCCGATACCACAG GTTCGAGAAGATAATGACGAATGGTCCAAGCACAACACCGAAG AGCAACACCTACGTCAACCTGTCAGACCTGGACTTTACTGCAGAGTCTGGGATTGCGTCCATGTCCAGAGAAAGCTCGCTCAGCCACTCAAAATCAGACAGTTTGTCAAGTCAGATGGCGAGACTCA GTACGAGTGAATCAGAGGACGCATtatcacagaaaataaacatcccATCTCAACAAAGACAAAG CGAGCAGAGCGAGGCGGTCGTGGACGGGATGGCTCTGGCTCAGGCTCAGAACAACAGGCTACACAACCCTGGAAAG GACGGCAGCCCCgcctccacctgcagctcctctccaAAGTTAGATTGGATGATTAAAAGGGGAATG ATTCCCATCAACCAATCCAACGTGATGGACGATATCGAGAAGTGGCTGTCGCTGGATGACGAG TACGATGACTTTGAGGACTCAGACGGTGTGACCAGTGAAG AGTTCGACAAATTCTTGGCAGGGAGAGCAAAAGCAGCCGAGCACCTCCCGTCCCTGAGCGCCGCCTCGCAGGACAACAACCACTCCGAGTCCTAA
- the tom1 gene encoding target of Myb protein 1 isoform X3, with the protein MEFLLGNPFSSPVGQRIEKATGSSLPSEDWALNMEICDLINSSEEGPREAVRALKKRIVGNKNFKEVMLALTVLETCVKNCGYRFHILVTTRDFVEGVLVRSIIPRNNPPLILHDRVLSIIQAWADAFRSSPDLTGVVSVYEDLRRKGLEFPMTELDGYSPVQGPKKTLPANGPAVTTLPAVVLSSKTPIIPPHTSELKLALEGSSAFTPSQVQKLKTELGVVRGNLTMMSDMMSQLDPVTVQQADMELLEQLYTVCKDMQERIVKIVPRLSEEKLIEELLATNDEMNTTFTRYHRFEKIMTNGPSTTPKSNTYVNLSDLDFTAESGIASMSRESSLSHSKSDSLSSQMARLSTSESEDALSQKINIPSQQRQSEQSEAVVDGMALAQAQNNRLHNPGKIPINQSNVMDDIEKWLSLDDEYDDFEDSDGVTSEEFDKFLAGRAKAAEHLPSLSAASQDNNHSES; encoded by the exons AGAAAGCAACCGGTTCCAGCCTGCCGTCAGAAGACTGGGCCCTCAACATGGAAATCTGTGACTTGATCAACAGCTCAGaggaagg GCCCAGAGAAGCCGTCAGAGCCCTAAAGAAAAGGATCGTGGGAaacaagaacttcaaggaggtCATGTTGGCGCTCACG GTTCTGGAAACCTGCGTGAAGAACTGCGGCTACAGGTTTCACATCCTGGTTACGACACGAGATTTTGTGGAAGGAGTCCTGGTCCGGTCCATCATCCCGAGAAACAACCCTCCGTTAATCCTGCACGACAGAGTGCTCAGCATCATCCAG GCGTGGGCCGATGCATTCCGTAGCTCGCCTGACCTGACAGGCGTGGTGTCCGTGTACGAAGACCTCAGAAGGAAAGGGTTAGAGTTCCCCATGACAGAACTGGACGGTTACTCACCGGTCCAAGGCCCCAAAAAG ACTCTGCCTGCCAACGGGCCTGCTGTCACTACTCTTCCTGCTGTGGTCCTATCCTCCAAAACTCCAATCATCCCACCACACACTTCAGAGCTAAAACTGGCCCTAGAAGGATCCAGTGCATTCACTCCCAGCCAG GTCCAAAAGCTTAAAACAGAGCTGGGAGTGGTTCGAGGGAACCTGACGATGATGTCAGACATGATGAGTCAGCTGGATCCCGTCACGGTACAACAGGCAGAcatggagctgctggag CAGTTATACACAGTTTGTAAAGATATGCAGGAGAGGATAGTGAAGATCGTCCCCAGGCTCAGCGAGGAGAAGCTGATCGAAGAGCTGCTGGCGACCAACGATGAGATGAACACCACCTTCACCCGATACCACAG GTTCGAGAAGATAATGACGAATGGTCCAAGCACAACACCGAAG AGCAACACCTACGTCAACCTGTCAGACCTGGACTTTACTGCAGAGTCTGGGATTGCGTCCATGTCCAGAGAAAGCTCGCTCAGCCACTCAAAATCAGACAGTTTGTCAAGTCAGATGGCGAGACTCA GTACGAGTGAATCAGAGGACGCATtatcacagaaaataaacatcccATCTCAACAAAGACAAAG CGAGCAGAGCGAGGCGGTCGTGGACGGGATGGCTCTGGCTCAGGCTCAGAACAACAGGCTACACAACCCTGGAAAG ATTCCCATCAACCAATCCAACGTGATGGACGATATCGAGAAGTGGCTGTCGCTGGATGACGAG TACGATGACTTTGAGGACTCAGACGGTGTGACCAGTGAAG AGTTCGACAAATTCTTGGCAGGGAGAGCAAAAGCAGCCGAGCACCTCCCGTCCCTGAGCGCCGCCTCGCAGGACAACAACCACTCCGAGTCCTAA